In Pseudoliparis swirei isolate HS2019 ecotype Mariana Trench chromosome 11, NWPU_hadal_v1, whole genome shotgun sequence, a genomic segment contains:
- the noxred1 gene encoding NADP-dependent oxidoreductase domain-containing protein 1, with product MADISGDLGSFSFEAELTEEEKGLLHLRARSAGLTFCGCAHAAFLCKLVQSLRRIKGPAADRGSSASGQDRDVCVGILGMGHVGKQLLLALLEKSGVKPSHIKISSRTPESAVEAIKKGVECFFDNGRLAAWADVLFLCCLPSDLHKVCADLHSRLSKHCLVYSFTSGVPVTRLARLLGHDFILKPQYDFVACGTADVWLSCTHLTTALADPSLIEASCPLTTRGGISVGLNWVSAVLYSLLNICTSTGLGSSDALSLINTVLKEKSPHAVELDALSFISASQEASMCTEEPFPWISLTDAQTKETPLLRFLSSSTPMQQRISAAYRCMLCPAQ from the exons ATGGCGGACATATCTGGCGATTTGGGCAGCTTTTCTTTTGAGGCCGAGCTGACCGAGGAAGAGAAGGGTCTTCTTCACCTTCGGGCGCGCTCGGCCGGACTGACGTTTTGCGGTTGTGCGCACGCAGCTTTCCTTTGCAAACTGGTCCAGTCACTGAG ACGCATCAAAGGTCCCGCTGCAGACAGAGGCTCGTCCGCATCAGGACAAGACAGGGACGTCTGCGTTGGGATACTTGGGATGGGTCACGTGGGGAAAcagctgctgctcgccctcctTGAAAAGTCTGGGGTCAAACCATCACACATTAAGATTTCAAGCAGAACACCAGAATCTGCAG TGGAAGCGATCAAGAAAGGAGTTGAGTGTTTCTTTGACAATGGCCGACTGGCAGCATGGGCTGACGTTCTGTTCCTCTGCTGTCtgccctctgacctccacaAAGTCTGTGCTGATCTCCACTCCCGCCTGTCTAAGCACTGCCTTGTGTACAGCTTCACATCCGGCGTGCCCGTCACCAG ATTGGCTCGGCTTCTTGGACACGACTTCATCCTCAAACCACAGTATGACTTTGTCGCCTGTGGCACTGCAGATGTGTGGCTGTCTTGCACTCATCTGACCACGGCTTTGGCAGATCCTTCACTGATTGAGGCATCGTGTCCTCTTACAACACGCG GTGGCATTTCTGTGGGTCTGAACTGGGTGAGTGCAGTGTTGTACAGCCTGCTAAATATCTGCACCTCTACCGGTCTGGGATCCagcgatgctctctctctcatcaacaCCGTCCTTAAAGAGAAGAGTCCACATGCTGTGGAATTGGACGCACTCAGTTTCATCAGTGCATCACAAGAAGCCTCCATGTGCACAGAGGA acCTTTTCCTTGGATTTCCCTCACTGATGCCCAGACCAAGGAGACACCACTGCTGCGCTTCCTATCCAGCAGCACACCTATGCAACAGCGCATCTCTGCAGCATACAGATGCATGCTCTGCCCGGCACAGTAG